CCGACATCATCGACCTGGAACTGACGGTCACCAATGACGGCGACGAGTCGGTCGAGGTGGGCCAGATCCGGATCGAGTCGAAGCTCCTGTCGTTCACGTTCCTCACCCAGGCGCTGCGCACCCAGATCGTCGTGGAGCCGGGGGAGTCCGAGTCCGTCACCCTCCCGGTCGACTTCGTCGGCGTCGAGGGGCAGGCGTCCGGGTACTTCCGGGCCGAGATGCGCCTCCTCGACGGCGAGAACTCCACGCTCGCGAGCCGCGACTTCACACTCGACATCCGCGGCGACGCGTTCGCGGCGGCCAACACGGTCTTCTACCTGCTGATCGTGTTCGCCGCCGTCGTCGTCCTGCGCAATCTCATCGCGATCCTCCGGCGACGTCTCGAGGTCAACCGCCTCGTCAGGGCGACGCGTCTGGGGATCGTCGGCCTCCAGGTCGGCGTGGTGCTGGCTATCGCCTCGTCGCTGTTCCGCTTCCGCGCCATGTCCGGCGCCCAGTGGATACCCCTCGTGATCATCGCCGCGCTCATCGGTTTCGGCGTCGGCTACTTCCTCACGCTCGCGCCGAAGGACCTCGACGAAGACGAACGCGACGACCTGGATCCCGAGCGGGACCGAGCCACGGTCGTCCTCGACGGCGAGCGCGACGAGCCGACGAAGTCCATGGACCCGGAGGCACTGCGCCCGACCATCGACGAGAACCGGGCGACCCGCGACACCGTCATGCCGGGAATGGATCCCGAGGCCGACCGCGACACCGTCACCGACACAGGCCGCGAGACCATCGGGCCGGACGACCCGGAAGCAGTGCGCCCGACCATCGACGAGAACCGGGCCACCCGCGACACCGTCATGCCGGGAATGGACCCCGAGGCCGACCGCGACACCGTCACCGACACAGGACGCGAGACCATCGCCGCCGACACCGCCGAGACGACGGCCGACGACGACTGAGAACGCGTCGGGCCGGGGACTCCCGGCGACGGCTGAGGTCGCGTCGGTCCGTCAGGATTCGAGCGCCATACTCTCGAGTCGGCCGAGGGCGACCCGGCAGACCGCCAGGTAGGGCGCCGCGACGAACGGCACGCCGAAGCGGACATTGCACGACCCGGCATGGACCTCGGAGACGACATGATCGGTCGCGCCGATTCCGGCGACCCTCCACGCCCACCGCCACGGCGGATCCCACGCCGTCACCTCGAAGGGCAGCGACACGCCCAGTGCGGTGGTCACCGTGCCGCGCGCGCCCGACCGCAACGTCCCGGAACCGACGAGGGTCGCGGACCGCACCGACGGTCCCCACCGCGCCCATGCGTCGAGATCGGTGAGCAGGTCCCACAACGTCGACGCCGGTGCGGCGATGTCACGGCCCGTCCACAGCGTCCTCACCGAGTCCTCCGGTCCATGGCACAAGCCTCGCCCACAGCGGCGACCTCCGCCTGATCGCAGTCGGTATCGGGCCGATGGCGAGCGGGACGCCGCCGGTAGCGACTAGTAAGTGGGCCATGCGACACGTCTATGGAGGACCGCCCGAACTCGCCGCCCTGATCGACGATCGCGGCACCTCGATGGGTGAGGAGGTGGCGCTCCACAGCGAGAGCGGCGAGCTGACGTACGGGGAGTTGCGTGACAAGGCCGCGCGCGTGGCCCGATCCCTGGGCGAACTGGGCATCCAGCCGGGCGACCGCGTCGCCACCATGCTCGAACCGGCACTGCACACCTTCGAGTCGTGGTTCGGCATCGCCTGGGCGGCCGGCACCGAGGTGCCGGTCAACACCGACTACAAGGGCGAGTTCCTCCGCCACATCCTGACGAACTCGGGGGCGAAAGCGATGGTGGTCCGTGACCGTTGGGCCGATCGCCTCGCGGGTCTCGACCTGCCGTCCCTCGAGAACGTCATCGTCGTCGGCGACACGGACGGGGTCGACCTCGACTGGCCCGTGACCCCGTTCTCGGAGATCGTCGCCTCGGACCCGACCGGCCGCATCGAACGGACCCCCACCGACCTCGCCTACATACTGTTCACATCGGGCACCACCGGGCCCTCCAAGGGCGTCATGCAGTCGAGTCGGACCATCTTCCAGGCGGCCGTCAACACGGCGATCCACCTGATGGGCGTCGGTCCCGGCGACGTGGCCTACTCGCCGTTCCCGATGTTCCACATCGTCGCCCGCAACGTGATCGGAGCAACGGCCTTCGCAACGGGCGGAAAGGTCGCCATCCGCGAGACGTTCTCGGCGGGGTCGTGGTGGGACGACGTGCGCTCCGAGGGCGCCACGTGGAGCATCTACATGGGTGCCCTGCTGCATGTACTGATGGCGGCGGACGAGAAGCCGAACGACCTGGACAACCCGATGACGCGCCTGTTCGGCGCAGCACCGGTCGAACACCTCATGGAAGCCTTCGAGAAGCGCTTCGGACTCGAGTTGATCCAGGGGTACGGGTCGACCGAACTCGGCATCGCAACGGCGACCGAACCCGGCAACCGCAAGGCCGGCACGAACGGCACGGCACTTCCCCACGTAGAGATCGCCATCCACGACGAGAACGACGACCCGTGCCCCCCCGGCGTGAGCGGTGAGATCGTGGCGCGGCCAGCGGTCGCGTCCGGCATCTTCTCGGGCTACTGGGAGATGCCCGACGCCACGATCAACGCGTTCCGGAACCTCTGGTTCCACAGCGGTGACCGGGGCTACCTCACCGACGAGGGCGACCTGATCTTCGTCGACCGGATCAAGGACTCACTGCGACGCCGGGGCGAGAACATCTCGAGCTTCGAGGTGGAAGCCGCTGTCGGTGCGCACCCGAACGTGGCGGAGTGCGCCGCCTACGCCGTGGAGTCCGATCTCGCCGAAGACGACGTCATGGTCGCGGTCGTCCTGGAAAGCACCACCGGTTTCGATGCCGCAGAACTGTTCGCGTTCTGCATCGAGACGATGCCGCGCTTCACGGTGCCCCGCTACATCCGGGTCATGGACTCGCTGCCCAAGACGCCGACGCACAGGGTCCAGAAGCACCTCCTGCGCGCCGACGGCGTCACCGACGAGACGGCCGACCGCGACGCACTGGGGATCGTCGTGCCGAGGTCCTGACGCGCCCATGAGCGGGTCACCGATGCGCCGAAGTGCCACCCGGTGGTTCCCCGGTCTCGCCATCCTCGCCGGCAGGGAGGGCCGGGGCTCGCCCCGCGACGCGCTCGCCGGCCTGGCGCTCGCCGCGCTGTTGATCCCCCAGGGCGTGGCCTACGCCGAGCTCGCCGGGCTCCCTGCCGTGACAGGGCTGTACACGACCGTCGTCGGGCTCGTGGCCTACGCGGTGTTCGGGCCGTCGAGGGTCCTTGTCATCGGTCCCGACTCCTCGCTCGCCCCGCTGATCGCGGCCGCTGTCCTCCCCCTGGTCGCGATCGACGCGAGCCCCGCCGAGGCCGTCGCGCTCGCGGCGATGCTCGCTCTGTTCGCCGGTGCGCTGTGTGTGATCGCGGGCCTGGCCGGCGTTGGGATCATCGCCGGGGTTCTCTCGCGACCCGTGCGCACCGGCTACCTCAACGGGATCGCGCTCGTCGTCCTCGCAGGGCAGCTGCCGAAGCTCCTCGGCTTCGGAACCAGCGGGGAGGTGCTGCCCGAACTGATCGACGGCCTGATCGACGGACTCCGCGACGGCGGCGTCGTGTGGGAATCGGCGGTGATCGGGGTCGGCTGCATCGCGGCGATCGAGGCAGCCCGGGCGCTGGGGACCATCGCCGTCGGCTTCGCCGTGAGCATCGTGACAGCGACGCTCGTCGTCTCGAGCGCCGACCTCGCCGACCGCGGCGTGTCGGTGATCGGCGACGTCCCGTCGGGTCTACCGACGCCCGCCTGGCCCGACGTCTCCGGCGGACAGGCACGGGACCTCGCCATCGCCGCCATCGGGATCGCGTTCGTGACCATCGCGGACACCGCGGCGCTGTCGCGTTCGATCGGGCCGAAGGTCGGTGAACGCACCGACACCGACGACGAGATCGTCGCCATCGGGATCGCCGACATCGCCTCAGGAGTCTTCGGAGGATTTCCCACAAGCGCCAGTTCGTCGCGCACCGCCGTCGCCGCCGCGGCCGGGGCCCGCAGCCAGATGGCCGGCCTCGTCGGTGCGCTCCTCGTGGCCGCTGTGCTCCTGTTCGGCGCCGACCTGGTGGCCGACATCCCCTCGGCCGCCCTCGCCGCCGTCGTGATGGTGGCGGCCGTGTCGCTCATCGACGTCGGCACCCTGCGGTGGCTCGCACGCGTCAGCCCCTCCGAGGCGGCGCTGTCCCTCGCCGCCACCGCCGGCGTCGCGTTCGTGGGTGTCCTCGAGGGAATCGTCATCGCGGTGGGCCTGTCACTGGCCGCCTTCGTACGGCGGGCGTGGCGGCCCTACGACGCCGTCCTCGGTCGTATCCGGGGCCGGAAGGGCTACCACGACGTCGACCGCCATCCGGAGGCCCGCCGGGTTCCCGGTCTGGTTCTCTACAGGTTCGACGGCCCTCTCTTCTTCGGCAACGCCGAGTACTTCGACGAGAGGATCCGCGGGATCGTCGACGATGCCGACTCAGAGGTCCGACGCGTCGTCATCGCCGCGGAACCCATCACCGACATCGACTCGAGCGGCGCCGAGATCCTCAACGACCTGATCGACCACCTGACGGGAATCGGTGTCGGTTTCGCGTTCGCCGAACTCAAGGGACCGGCCAAGGACAAGCTCGCAGCGTTCGGGGTCATCGACCAGCTCGGACCGGACAGACTCCATCCGACGATCGGCACCGCGGTCAGCGCGTACGTGGCCGAGACAGGCGTGGACTGGACCGACTGGACCGCAGAGACCTGACGGCGGCGTGTGGAGCCGGTCCCGGGATCTCCGGACCGGGCGGTCGGGTACCGTCTGGGGGCCCTGACAGGTGAACGAACGGAGCGGCGATGACCGACGCGATCGACCACGTCACCCTGTTCGGCGAGCGGAACGGGGCCCCACCCGTCGTCCTCGGCCACGCTGTGACCACAGACCGTTCCACCGTCGAACCGACCGCCGTCCTCCTTGGGAGAGATCGCCACGTCCTGACCTGGGATGCACGCGGCCACGGGGGACGATCTGCCCCCGAGGGCGGATTCTCCTACGCGGACCTCGCTGGGGACCTGCTCGCCGTGCTCGACCACTTCGAAATCGAGTCCGCGGTGGTGGGCGGTGTCAGCCAGGGGGCGTTCGTCGCGCTGGAACTCGGCCTCGCCCACGCCGAGCGGGTCGCCGGCCTCGTCCTCATCGCGTGCCAGGCCGCGACCGAACCGCCGGAGGTGATCCCGCCGCAACGCGCGGCGGTCCGGCGATGGGCGGCGGAGGGGCTCGACCACGCACACGCCCACTGGATGGCCGAAATGAACTTCGGGGCCGATCACCCCGGCAACCCGGCCTGGGTCGAGTACTGGATGGCCCGCGACGGCAGTCTCTACATCGAGGCGTTCGAAGCACTGTTCAACCGCCCGGATCGTCGGGCGGATCTCCGGCGGGTCAGAGCTCCCGCTCTCGTCATCCGGGGTGAGAACGACGGATGGATTTCCGCCGAACGCGCCACGGAACTCGCCGACGGGCTCACAGGCGCTGGTCCCCTCGTCACCATCCCCGGGGCGGCCCACATCCCCACGCTCACCCATCCCGTCGAGGTGGCCGCCACGATCGGTTCCTTCCTGGAGGACATGGACACGCGCTGACCGACGACGGCGACCCCCTCAGCGACCCGAGGCGACGATCTCGCGGTGCTCCCCGTCGCCGGCAGGAGCGAGCCCCGCCGAGGTCTGGACGTCGCGGATGTACAGCCCGACGAACAACCCGACGACCGCGATTCCGCCGTAGAACGCACCGGACGCGAGCATGGCCAGCGCCGGAGCGGGGCACGTCCCCGCGAGCGCCCATCCCGTCCCGAACAGGGCGCCGCCGATGATGTGGTGCCGTTCGACCTTCGAGCGCGAGAGCTTGAGTTGCCCGCCATAGATCGTCCTGAGGGACCGCCGGTCGAGGATCATCAGCAGCGGCAGGGACACGCCGATCGCGAGCCCCATGAGGAGGAAGACGTCGGGCTCGTCGAGCCGCAGCGTCTTGTGGATGGTGTCGTACTCATGGAGTTGGGCTGCGACGAGGACGAATCCGAATGCGGCGCCGAAGACCCCACCGACGAGGTTCATGCGCAGCTTCATGACTTCACCAACACACCGTCGACGAGGTCCAGATCGCCGAGGCTCGTGAGCGACGTGAGGATGAACGTCACGACGACGGCCGTTCCGACGAACGTCGCGGTGGCGGCCCAACTCGCCGGTGACCGCTGGGCCGTGCCGCAGATCCCGTGGCCCGAGGTGCAACCTCCGGCCATCCGGGCGCCGTACCCCATCACGATGGCGGCGAGGAAGACGACGATGGCGATGACCGGTTTCGACCAGCCTGCCTCCTTCATCGCGTCGTAGCCGGTGCGGGCGTCCACGCCCGCACCCAGTGCCGCCGCCAGCATTCCCCCGGCGAAGATCCCCCCGAAATACCACACCCGCCACGACACGGTGTCGACGTCATGGCGGGCCGCCTTGATCGTCTGGAGATAGGCGCCGCTGGCGCCGAGCGGCTGGTTCGCCACGACGAACAGTCCAACCACAAGTAGGCCGAGGAGCGGTCCCGTGATGTACCACTCGAGTCTGTCGGGGAGGAGTTCCATGGCGACGATCCTCCACCCGCGTCGTGACTTCCGCAAGGGCCAAGGTCCCCCGCCCGTCGCCAGACACCCGGCACACCGTCACACCCCGGCGACACCATGGCCTCATGTGCAGAATCTGTGACGGCTACTCCGATGAAGAACTCACGCGGGAACTCGACCTGGCCATCCGGGTCCACGGCTTCACACGGGTCGGCGTCGAGAACCCCGACGGCACCGGGTGGACCTACACCATCGGCCTCGCCGAGAACTGCGGCCAGCCCGACCTGGTATGCATCGACGTCGAGCCCGACTTCCAACAGAGGCTCGTGCAGGCCATCGCCGCGACGGTCGTGGAAACGGGATCCCCACCGGATGCCCGGTCGCTCGCCCAGCTGGATGTCGAGCTGGTGCAGGTCCACCCCCGACACCTCGACGGTGACCTCGTGAATCTCTGGGCGGAGCGCTATCGGCGCAGACCGGGCGAGGGAGACTTCCTCCAGGTGCTGCCGGGTTCGTCCCACTTCTGCGCGTGCCACGCCAGGGCCGCACGACGCCTCGACGACCCGCGACCGGTCACCACTCCAGGCCCCAACCGGGCTCAGCGTCGAGCCCGGGATCGCAACTCTGGGAGGCACGGCCGCCCACCCCGCTGAGCGGGGCACCCCCATTCCCGGCCGGATCGCCGGGGAACTGGCAGGCGGACGGTCCCGGAGGGTACACAGCTGTCGAGTCGAGAGCCCGAGGTCGGAATCGAACCGACGACCTATTCATTACGAGTGAATTGCTCTGCCGACTGAGCTACTCGGGCGACGGCGACTCACGTTACCAAGCCGCGCGCACGGCCCGACCCTCCCGTTCACACGCGACAAAGAGCGGGCCCGCCGACAGCTTCGGGTCAGCTTCGACAGTCGTGGAACGGGCGAACCGCTAGCGTCGCCGCGATGACCTCGCCGCTGCTGCAACGCTGTCAGGGCCTTCCGGTTCTCGAGCTCGCCGAAGGCGAGACCCTCGTGACCGAGGGCGGCCGCACGGGGCGTCTGTTCGTCGTGGTCGACGGCACCTTCGAGGTCTCCTTCGCCGGGTCACGGATCGCCATGATCACCGAGGCCGGTACCCCCATCGCCGAAATGTCGATCCTGTTGGACACTCCGCACGGGGCCACGGTCACCGCCGCACGACCGTCGAAGGTCCACGTGGTGGAGGACGCCGCGGAGTTCCTGCTCAGCGACCGCGAGATCCTGCTCGAGATCTCACGCGTGCTCGCCCGACGTCTCAACCGTCTCGTCGGCTACCTCGCCGACGTCAAAGCCCAGTACGGCGGCGAGGACGGCCACCTCGGTCTGGTGGACGAGGTCCTGTCGCAGCTCACCTTCGGCGAGCAGGCCACCGTCGAGCCCGGCTCCGAGCGCGACCCGGACCCGCTCTACTGAACCGGCTCAGGCCCCGGCGGGCACCCGCGGCGGCCAGAGCTGTTCGGTCCCCTGCCGTTCGAACGAGAACCACTCCGCGGACCCCGCGTCGGTGTCCACCACGACGTGCGCCGGCAGTGGGCCCATCTGGCGACCGGCGTTCATGACCCAGGTCTCGCCGATCCGCCCGACCCAGTCCCCGCCCTCCTTGAAGGGTGAGTCGTGGATGTGCCCGGTGAGAACGAGATCCGGCTGGTGCTTGTCGATCCAGGCGTTCAAGTCCTTGTCGCCGATATGGCGTTTGCCGATCCAGGACACGGGGGACTCGTCGGGCGGGTAGTGGTAGACCCAGATCCACACGGGTGGCCGGTCGACGGCGTCCTTGTCGAACTGGGCGTCGACGTCGGCCCGGGTCGCCGGACCGTCCCACCACGGACAGATCGTGACCCTGACGTCGCCGCGGTCCAGGCGACCCCAGTCCACGTGGGCGCCCACCTCGTCGGCCGTCTCGATCCACGGTGCGCTCTTCTCGTCGTGGGAGTTGCGCGCCGTGAGATCGTGGTTGCCCGAACAGGCGATCACATCGGTCACCGCCGCCATCTTCTCCAGATAGGTCCGGATGACCACGATCTGGGATTCGAGCGGAACCGACGACGACAGGTCGAGATGGTCCCCGGCCAAGACGACCGCGTCGAACTCGGGGGCCTGGGCCAGGATCCAGTCGAGTTGGGGCAGCGTGTAGTGCAGGTCTGACGCGACGAGGAGTTGCAAGGCCCCGAACCTACAACGCAGCACCGATGCCAGCTGCGCCGGCTGACGGCAGTCTGAACGACACGGCCACGTCGACGGCCACCTGGAACCGCTCGCGTGGGGCTAGCCGAAGAGCCTCCTACGACGTCGACCGAGCGCGAACAGTGCGAGCCCGGTGGCGATGAGAATCGCCGCGAGCGTAACGGCCGCCAGCGGCGAGGCGCCGGTGAAGGCGAGGCCACCGCCGACGTCGCCGTCGGGTCCCGGCGCGACCTGCGGGTCATCGGGGGTGTCGGTGGCGGGCCCGACGGCGTCGTCGGGTTCGGGTGAGGGAGTCGGCGCGGGCTCGTCGGCAACCACGCCCACGTAATGACTCGGGTCCGAGTCACGCACAGGGAGCAGCGGGAACCTCGCCATCGCGCCGACCGTGGCCATGTTTGCGTACTGGCCCTCGACGACGACGCCGGTCGCGACGCAGGTCACCGTCTCACCCGGGGTCATGACGGCGATCACGTTGTCGCCGTCGTCATCATCGTTGAGCGGATCGCACGAGATGTCCTCGTCGGGGATCTGGTTGTCCGTGACGGTCACCGAGAAGAGATTCGTGTTGCCTGTGTTGGTGACGACGTAGGTCCACGTCACAGTTTCACCGACGACGAGTTCGGGACCGGTCGGCGAGTCCGCGTCTTCACCGTTGGTCGACTTCTCGATGTCGATGGCAGGGGATCCGCCGAAGTAGTGAGAGGGGTCTTCGTCGGTGACGTCGTCGAATGGTGTCTCCGTCTCGGGGTCGATGATCGGCCCGTAGGAACCGGGGTCGGTCGGGTACGTCGCGGGGTCCGAAGGGTCAAAGGAGGGATCGGGCTCGGTCGGCAGCGCGGGTGATCCGATCACGTCGGCGAGGTTCTCGTACGAGCCGACCACCGCAGGAGCGCTCGCCGTGCAGATCACCGACTGGCCGGGCAGGAGCAGATCCACCACGTTGTCGCCACCCGCGTCGCCGTTCACCGGGTCACACGAGATGGCCGCTCCGTCGAGTCGATCATCGGACACGACGACAGCGCTCAACGCCACATTCCCCGTGTTCGTCACCACATAGGTCCAGGTCACTGAGGAACCGGGGGCGACGACGGGCCCGGACGGGTTGTCCGCGTCCTCACCGTTGGTCGACTTCTCGATGTCGATAGACGCCACCGGAGTGAAGTAGTGCGACGGATCGTCGTCGACAACGGGTTCGGACACCTCGCCGGAATCGTCATCGACGATGTCGCCGTAATCGGCCGGATCACTCGGATAGGTCCCCGGATCAGCCGGATCGAACCCCTCACCGGGAGCAGACGGATACGCCGGCTGACCCTCGACATCGGAGAGGTTCTCATAGAGCCCCTCCACCGCGATCCCCGTCGCCGAACACGTCACCGACTGGCCCGGCACGAGCAGATCCACCACGTTGTCGCCACCGGCGTCGTCGTTCACCGCAGCACAGGAGATGTCACCCTCAGCGATCACATCGTCGGACACGACCACACCGGTCAACGCCACATTGCCCGTGTTCGTCACCACATAGGTCCACGTCACCGTCGAACCCTCGCGGGCGATCGGCGCCTCCCAACGGCCGTCGGCATCGGTGCCGTTGGTCGCCTTCTCGATGTCGACCGACGGCGTGTACCCGAAGTAATGCGACGGATCCTCGTCGGTGGGTGCCTCGAGGATGCCAATCGGCGCGCCGTCGGGATCCACGGGATCACCGGTCGCGCCGGCGAGGTTCTCGTAGACCCCCTCGACGGCGTCGGCGGTGGCGGTGCACGTCACCGACTCGTCCGGGCCGAGGAGGTCGACGAGATTGTCGTCGTCGGTGTCGCCGAGTGCCGATGCGTCGCAGCTGATGTCCGTGTCGTCGAGCCGGTCGTCGGTCACGGCGACGTCCGCCAGGTCGACGTTGCCGGTGTTCGTCACCACATAGGTCCAGGTCACAGTCGAACCAGGCGCCACGAACGGGCCGGGCGCATCATCAGCATCGGTGTCGTTCGTCGCCTTCTCCACGTCGATGGAGGTGGCAGCGCCGAAGTAGTTCGAGGGGTCGGCGTCGGTCGGGCGCTCCATGAGCGTCGAGTCGGGGTTCTCGATCGGGACACCGTCGGGAGTCACGGGACGGCCCGAGACGTCGGCCTCGTTCGAGTACTGGCCTTCCTGCGCGGACGCCGTCGAGCCGGCCTCGTACTGCCAGGTCTCGTCGAGATCGAGGATCCCGTCGGTGTCGGTGTCGCCGACGTTGAAGCCGCCGGAAGTGACGGGCATGATCGTGCCCGCTCCCGTGGAGAGATCGTCGCCGGTGTCCCCCGGTGTGCCGGCGTCGTCGACGATCACGATGTCATCGAGACCGACATTGGCGCCTGCGGGGATCGTCACGACGTAGGTCCACGTGATCGTCTCGCCCGGCTCCACGTAGAAGCCGGGTGCGGTGTCGGCGTCTACCCCGTTCGTGGCCTTCTCGATGTCGATGTCGGCGACCGCCCCGAAGACGTTGGCCGGGTCCGAATCGGTCACCGGGATCGGGTTACCGTCGCCGTCGAAATACGGCGAGCCGTCGATCCGGACGAGTTGGTCGTAGGTGCGCTCGTCCCAGGGGATCTCAGGCAGCACCGGGTCGGCCGTGACGTCGGCCACGTTGGTGAAGACGCCCTCGGTGGGAGTCGGGACGGTCTCGGCTCCGTCGACGAGTGCAAGACACGTCATGGTCTGGGGCGTGTCGGCGGTGTCCTGGCTCGCGGGATAGAGAGTCGTCTCGGGGCAGTCGATGGCAACGAGGCCCGGGAACTCCGTTTCCAGGTCGCCGTCGTTCAGCGTGACGTTCTCGAGGACGACGTTGCCGGTGTTCGTGACATCGAAGGTCCAGCCAACGTCCAGCCCGAACGGCACGTAGACGCCCGGCGCGACGTTGGCGTCCTCACCGTTGACGAACTTCGTGATGTCGATCGCCGGATCGGGCCGCCACAACCCGGCGTCGAAGGTGATGTCTGACTCGGTGAGGTCCACCGGCACCTCCCACAGCTCCTCGTACTCGCTGCCGAGCGCTGTGACGAAGTCACCGAAGTCACCGAGGTCGCCAAGGGTAGTCCCGATCGGCGAAAGCGGAGCGATGTCGCTGTCGGAGGCGTCGTCGGTCGCGTCCTTCGGCGAGACCACATAGGAGGTCGGCGGCGCGAAAACAAGGACGTACTTCCCCTCGGGGAGGTTGTTGAAGATATAGCGACCGAGGTCACCACCCGGGTCGTCGGTGACGGTCCAGCTGACGAGCGTGTCGCCAGCGGTATACCCGCCGCTGGCGTCCTCGTCGACGAACAGCCCGACAGGCACGCCGGCGACGCCGTCCTCTTCGAGGTCCTGATCGCCTGCGTAGTCGTAGTCGAACCAGACGAAGTCGCCGAGCGTCAGCGGGAGGAGCTCCTGCACCTGAACGTCGACCGGTGGCGGCGCCGAGCGGTTCCGGGCGTCCGACACCGTCGACTTGGCCGCCCACCCGAAAGCGTTGGTTGCGATGTCCAGCGGCGCTGCACTGGTGGTGGCGCGCATCGGCCACGTGAAGTCGAAGGAGTCGTTGACCGCGAGGATCCCGTCATAGGTGATCCTCACACCTGTGATGTCGGTGGATGGCGTCGGGAAGTCCGTGGTCCAGCCGGCGGGCTGGCAGCCCGGCGGGGAGGGCAACGGCGGCTGCGGGGCAGTCGGATAGAAGTCCTCGCCGCGACATGGCTCGTCGACCGTCGTGTACTCGATGATGAGCGGGTCGGTACCGGGATCGATCTCCCCGACCAGGTTCACGTCGAACTCTGACCCCCGTGCGGACACGGCGCCCGTCGTCTGGTTGGGGACGATGAACGTGTCGCCGACCCGGGGGAACAGATCGATCACGACGATGTCCTCGAGAGGCACATTCCCGTCGTTGGTGAGCACGACCCGGTAGTCCACGCGATCGCCCGGTCGGGTGCAGCGATCGAGTCCGAAGCTGACGTTGTCGACGAGAGCGTCGCCGTAGATCTCACAGGTCGGCTCCGAGGGGAGATTCGGGCCGGCAACGAGCTTCTCGGAGCTCATCACGACGAAGTCGACGATCTCGGCGGTTCGGGACGCCCTGCGCACCTGGTCGTCGGTCGCTGTGTCGTCATCGACGTCGTCGACGTCGGTCTGCCAGGTCCCACTGCCCGCTGTGGATGTGAACCGCTGTCCCTGACTCGTTCCGTCCAGCGCGTTGGTGGTGACCCAGGCGTCGTTCGTGAACGACTGGGGCGGCGTGAACTCCGCCACGTCGGTGTCGAATGTGACGGTTATCGCCTCGCCGAGCGCCAGGTCACCGCTGAACTCCCACAAGAGAAGCTGCTCGCCGCCGCGATCCTGCGTGTCGTCGGTCACGTCCGTGCCGGGAGTCGCCCCGACGTCGAGGTTCACCCCCGCGGGCGCCGTTGCCGTGAAGTTGTACGGGGCACTCAGGCCGGCGCCCGTCAGGACGGGGACGAGGTCGGCGATCACCGGGTCGGGCAGGACGGCGGTACCCCCGTTGGCTCCTCCGGCGAGATTGCGAATCGTGATGGCCCACGTGAGCGTGGTGGTGACGTCGGCGCTGGACGGACGCACGGTGTCGTTGTCGATGCGGTTCCCGACGCTCGTCACAGCCTTGGTGATCGAGACGTGGGGCTGGGGGTCCTCCACCCGCACCGTCACGGTGGCGCAGTCATCGGTGTCGATCGTGTCGCCCAGCGCGTCGACGGTGGTCCCCCCGAAGCAGGC
This is a stretch of genomic DNA from Acidimicrobiales bacterium. It encodes these proteins:
- a CDS encoding SdrD B-like domain-containing protein: MPARVVALIVSAALLAVVAGVSMSPAGATEPSVGKAVSLVNADRNGDGTFPSGGEVNFDVTPSCSFTTGGPSDCNSFDLRDTIPTFTDIDGATAKMVFVGATNGGVPVAAADDGTYVTIDDWVAVFGDDSFDAGDSALLRLTFRFPPGITPDNTIVTNQAQFGVFDGGPVSAVAEVVATARAKTAFDTRKTGPASVEQDTDATYTVQICNVAPADPYFGPLDGDLLGATLTDTLPPEAQFVSASANNATPTTPAVGSSGTVSWDFGDVTIPAATCLSETVTIRFTGIDPADLVPPLETSNDVEAGGTPPAGSEFDTTASRSIEVVNPTPGVADVAKSASRGYVDLDDADGEGDSVVTYSITPANTGGGTILDATLTDTIPDHFAVTSISLGTWASGPTGPSNDGDVRFTFDLESGGSLVRTSDGTAPTTVTTPDIDPTSAATTVVDVTVEYGDVPADWDPTTAITLTGYFIDPGRSGGTFDLATNSNEAVPNTACFGGTTVDALGDTIDTDDCATVTVRVEDPQPHVSITKAVTSVGNRIDNDTVRPSSADVTTTLTWAITIRNLAGGANGGTAVLPDPVIADLVPVLTGAGLSAPYNFTATAPAGVNLDVGATPGTDVTDDTQDRGGEQLLLWEFSGDLALGEAITVTFDTDVAEFTPPQSFTNDAWVTTNALDGTSQGQRFTSTAGSGTWQTDVDDVDDDTATDDQVRRASRTAEIVDFVVMSSEKLVAGPNLPSEPTCEIYGDALVDNVSFGLDRCTRPGDRVDYRVVLTNDGNVPLEDIVVIDLFPRVGDTFIVPNQTTGAVSARGSEFDVNLVGEIDPGTDPLIIEYTTVDEPCRGEDFYPTAPQPPLPSPPGCQPAGWTTDFPTPSTDITGVRITYDGILAVNDSFDFTWPMRATTSAAPLDIATNAFGWAAKSTVSDARNRSAPPPVDVQVQELLPLTLGDFVWFDYDYAGDQDLEEDGVAGVPVGLFVDEDASGGYTAGDTLVSWTVTDDPGGDLGRYIFNNLPEGKYVLVFAPPTSYVVSPKDATDDASDSDIAPLSPIGTTLGDLGDFGDFVTALGSEYEELWEVPVDLTESDITFDAGLWRPDPAIDITKFVNGEDANVAPGVYVPFGLDVGWTFDVTNTGNVVLENVTLNDGDLETEFPGLVAIDCPETTLYPASQDTADTPQTMTCLALVDGAETVPTPTEGVFTNVADVTADPVLPEIPWDERTYDQLVRIDGSPYFDGDGNPIPVTDSDPANVFGAVADIDIEKATNGVDADTAPGFYVEPGETITWTYVVTIPAGANVGLDDIVIVDDAGTPGDTGDDLSTGAGTIMPVTSGGFNVGDTDTDGILDLDETWQYEAGSTASAQEGQYSNEADVSGRPVTPDGVPIENPDSTLMERPTDADPSNYFGAATSIDVEKATNDTDADDAPGPFVAPGSTVTWTYVVTNTGNVDLADVAVTDDRLDDTDISCDASALGDTDDDNLVDLLGPDESVTCTATADAVEGVYENLAGATGDPVDPDGAPIGILEAPTDEDPSHYFGYTPSVDIEKATNGTDADGRWEAPIAREGSTVTWTYVVTNTGNVALTGVVVSDDVIAEGDISCAAVNDDAGGDNVVDLLVPGQSVTCSATGIAVEGLYENLSDVEGQPAYPSAPGEGFDPADPGTYPSDPADYGDIVDDDSGEVSEPVVDDDPSHYFTPVASIDIEKSTNGEDADNPSGPVVAPGSSVTWTYVVTNTGNVALSAVVVSDDRLDGAAISCDPVNGDAGGDNVVDLLLPGQSVICTASAPAVVGSYENLADVIGSPALPTEPDPSFDPSDPATYPTDPGSYGPIIDPETETPFDDVTDEDPSHYFGGSPAIDIEKSTNGEDADSPTGPELVVGETVTWTYVVTNTGNTNLFSVTVTDNQIPDEDISCDPLNDDDDGDNVIAVMTPGETVTCVATGVVVEGQYANMATVGAMARFPLLPVRDSDPSHYVGVVADEPAPTPSPEPDDAVGPATDTPDDPQVAPGPDGDVGGGLAFTGASPLAAVTLAAILIATGLALFALGRRRRRLFG